In the Phaseolus vulgaris cultivar G19833 chromosome 7, P. vulgaris v2.0, whole genome shotgun sequence genome, one interval contains:
- the LOC137830299 gene encoding protein PSK SIMULATOR 1-like, protein MGAEAVNRTWLSALLPVSRKSASDGKEVIGILAFEVAGLMSKVVNLWRSLSGREIMITKEWIVKSVGVKMLVSDDDNFLMELALSEILSNFESLAWSVARLSRRCKDAVYHGYEHFVHNPAQHHVEWSGWEYAWKKMERKVKKMDRFVAAMSLLSQELEVLAEREQTFRRMKANRQLHGVKLLEFHKKVMWQRQQVKTLRDISPWNRSHDYVVRLLARSLFTILERIILVFGNSHIPIENQENESLSPSVNTNHLTRSHSFSTLVHSSKTNSRGFSSQRFESKQEFVVDKSKIKIKRKKKKQQVLHSESKQFKNIGPFIGCMSVGNSSPVVQTCIPTKGSSMRLVDCHVKNVVDKKSLICRSRIYFKLSVKDRLKPGESTLGGAALALHYANVIVLIEKMVSAPHLIDLETRDDLYYMLPTAIRTGLRGKLKWYTKSTRAGVHEASLAVEWSLVLSQILEWLAPLAHNMIKWHSERNFEREQSACKANILLVQTLYFANKAKAEAAMVELLVGLHYVCRINREAQEFAGSRNFNGVRLRNNELYDKRF, encoded by the coding sequence ATGGGTGCCGAAGCGGTGAATAGGACATGGCTTAGTGCTCTGTTGCCTGTCTCAAGGAAGAGTGCATCAGATGGCAAGGAAGTGATTGGGATTTTGGCGTTTGAAGTTGCTGGTTTGATGTCTAAGGTGGTTAATTTATGGCGTTCTTTGAGTGGCAGGGAGATAATGATTACGAAGGAATGGATAGTGAAATCGGTTGGGGTCAAAATGCTAGTGTCTGATGATGACAATTTCTTGATGGAACTGGCATTGAGTGAGATACTCAGTAACTTTGAGTCCCTAGCTTGGTCTGTGGCCAGGTTGAGTAGACGGTGCAAGGATGCAGTGTATCATGGTTATGAACATTTTGTTCACAATCCTGCTCAACATCACGTTGAATGGTCTGGGTGGGAATATGCATGGAAAAAGATGGAGAGGAAGGTGAAGAAAATGGATAGATTTGTTGCTGCTATGTCACTACTGTCCCAAGAGCTTGAGGTACTGGCTGAGAGAGAACAGACTTTCAGGAGAATGAAGGCGAATCGCCAGCTTCATGGGGTGAAATTGCTTGAGTTTCACAAGAAGGTCATGTGGCAGCGCCAGCAAGTGAAAACTCTGAGAGACATCTCTCCGTGGAACAGAAGTCATGACTACGTGGTCCGGTTATTGGCAAGATCGTTGTTCACAATTCTTGAGAGAATCATACTTGTCTTTGGAAATAGTCATATACCTATAGAAAACCAGGAAAATGAATCCCTTTCTCCCTCCGTGAATACCAATCATCTTACTCGCAGTCATTCCTTCTCTACTCTTGTGCATTCTTCTAAGACTAATTCACGTGGATTCAGTTCACAACGTTTTGAGAGCAAGCAAGAGTTTGTAGTGGACAAAAgcaagatcaagatcaagagaaagaagaaaaagcaaCAAGTGCTTCACTCAGAAAGCAAGCAGTTCAAAAATATTGGGCCATTCATAGGTTGCATGTCAGTTGGAAATAGCTCTCCTGTGGTACAGACTTGTATCCCAACTAAGGGTAGTTCTATGAGGTTGGTTGATTGTCATGTGAAGAATGTAGTGGATAAAAAATCTCTCATATGCAGaagtagaatttattttaaactatcAGTGAAGGATCGGTTAAAGCCAGGTGAATCTACCCTTGGTGGTGCAGCTTTAGCTCTACATTATGCAAATGTGATTGTACTAATAGAGAAGATGGTGTCAGCACCTCACCTCATTGATCTTGAAACAAGAGATGATTTGTATTACATGTTACCAACCGCTATCAGAACCGGTCTGAGGGGAAAGCTGAAGTGGTATACAAAGAGCACTCGTGCCGGTGTCCATGAAGCTAGTCTTGCAGTGGAATGGAGTTTGGTACTCTCACAGATATTGGAATGGTTGGCTCCTCTGGCACACAACATGATAAAGTGGCATTCTGAGAGGAATTTTGAGAGGGAGCAATCTGCTTGCAAAGCAAATATTTTGCTTGTCCAAACTCTTTACTTTGCAAACAAAGCAAAAGCTGAAGCTGCAATGGTTGAACTCCTTGTTGGTCTTCACTATGTGTGCAGGATTAATAGGGAGGCACAGGAATTTGCAGGGTCTAGAAATTTTAATGGTGTTCGTTTAAGAAACAATGAGTTGTACGATAAAAGGTTTTAG
- the LOC137830300 gene encoding probable 3-deoxy-D-manno-octulosonic acid transferase, mitochondrial isoform X1: MKKGLVVYKLYRALSYGVSPLIRLHLRWRWFLGLEHPLRWPERLGHPSQPRRPGPLIWFHAVSLGEGMIAIPVIKRCIRRMPHLNVLMTITTMSAFEVLSKSLPSEIILQFSPVDIPTSIHSFLDYWKPNAIVLMESELWPNLIMDASRNGITLALLNARMSKKSFKYWSGSVLLPLISLMLSKFSLIVPLSTEQGIRFQLLQAPPYIINFSGDLKYVIEDFGVNERGRNNIENLRLQLTQKQVWMASSIHRGEEEIILGVHFALMQQQPNIMTIIVPRHLQQGREIARKLEKEGQNVLLRSQYEKFKPGTNIYVVDTLGELRQLYTLTPIAVIGGSLLPGLSGHNITEAAAAGCAVLTGCHVGHFSHMVLEMQRSNPLSVLQVSGKLELEKALLELFTNATLLEARGRAAKEVFFSLSCGILEKTWSLLNFHIFSRLSAEESKSLRL; this comes from the exons ATGAAGAAGGGGTTGGTGGTGTACAAGCTATACAGAGCTCTAAGCTACGGCGTCTCGCCGTTAATCCGCCTCCACCTGCGGTGGCGCTGGTTTCTTGGCTTAGAACACCCGCTCCGGTGGCCGGAGCGCCTCGGCCACCCTTCTCAGCCTCGGCGACCGGGCCCACTCATCTGGTTCCATGCCGTTTCCCTAGGCGAAGGAATGATCGCCATTCCCGTAATCAAACGCTGCATTCGCAGAATGCCTCACTTGAACGTGCTCATGACCATCACCACTATGTCTGCTTT TGAAGTATTAAGCAAGTCGCTTCCGAGTGAAATAATTTTACAG TTTTCACCTGTTGACATTCCTACTTCCATCCATTCTTTCCTTGATTATTGGAAACCAAATGCTATTGTGCTAATGGAAAGTGAACTCTGGCCAAATCTTATCATGGATGCTTCTAGAAATGGT ATAACTCTGGCACTTTTAAATGCTCGGATGTCTAAGAAGTCCTTTAAATATTGGTCAGGATCAGTGCTTCTACCATTAATTTCATTGATGTTGTCAAAGTTTTCGTTGATTGTACCGTTG AGTACAGAGCAGGGTATCCGGTTTCAGCTACTACAAGCCCCTCCTTATATCATTAACTTTTCTGGTGATTTAAAATATG TTATAGAAGACTTTGGAGTCAATGAAAGAGGCCGAAATAATATAGAAAATCTGAGACTACAGCTTACTCAAAAGCAGGTTTGGATGGCTTCTTCAATTCATAGGGGAGAAGAAGAAA TAATATTAGGTGTTCACTTTGCCCTTATGCAGCAACAACCTAACATAATGACTATCATTGTCCCTCGGCATCTACAACAAGGAAGAGAGATTGCCAGA AAATTGGAGAAAGAAGGACAAAATGTGCTTTTGAGGTCTCAATATGAGAAGTTTAAGCCCGGAACTAACATTTATGTGGTAGACACATTGG GTGAATTAAGACAATTGTATACTTTAACACCAATCGCTGTGATTGGGGGTTCATTACTCCCTGGTTTATCTGGCCATAACATCACAGAAGCTGCTGCAGCTGGATGTGCTGTTCTGACAG GTTGTCACGTTGGGCATTTCTCCCACATGGTACTGGAAATGCAACGATCAAATCCTTTGTCAGTTCTTCAG GTTTCTGGTAAACTGGAGCTTGAAAAGGCTCTCCTTGAGCTCTTCACCAATGCAACACTTCTGGAAGCACGCGGAAGGGCCGCTAAGGAAGTGTTTTTCAGTTTATCCTGTGGCATTCTTGAGAAAACATGGAGTTTgctaaattttcatatttttagtaGATTGTCTGCAGAGGAGTCCAAGAGTCTAAGACTATGA
- the LOC137830300 gene encoding probable 3-deoxy-D-manno-octulosonic acid transferase, mitochondrial isoform X2 yields MKKGLVVYKLYRALSYGVSPLIRLHLRWRWFLGLEHPLRWPERLGHPSQPRRPGPLIWFHAVSLGEGMIAIPVIKRCIRRMPHLNVLMTITTMSAFEVLSKSLPSEIILQFSPVDIPTSIHSFLDYWKPNAIVLMESELWPNLIMDASRNGITLALLNARMSKKSFKYWSGSVLLPLISLMLSKFSLIVPLSTEQGIRFQLLQAPPYIINFSGDLKYVIEDFGVNERGRNNIENLRLQLTQKQQQPNIMTIIVPRHLQQGREIARKLEKEGQNVLLRSQYEKFKPGTNIYVVDTLGELRQLYTLTPIAVIGGSLLPGLSGHNITEAAAAGCAVLTGCHVGHFSHMVLEMQRSNPLSVLQVSGKLELEKALLELFTNATLLEARGRAAKEVFFSLSCGILEKTWSLLNFHIFSRLSAEESKSLRL; encoded by the exons ATGAAGAAGGGGTTGGTGGTGTACAAGCTATACAGAGCTCTAAGCTACGGCGTCTCGCCGTTAATCCGCCTCCACCTGCGGTGGCGCTGGTTTCTTGGCTTAGAACACCCGCTCCGGTGGCCGGAGCGCCTCGGCCACCCTTCTCAGCCTCGGCGACCGGGCCCACTCATCTGGTTCCATGCCGTTTCCCTAGGCGAAGGAATGATCGCCATTCCCGTAATCAAACGCTGCATTCGCAGAATGCCTCACTTGAACGTGCTCATGACCATCACCACTATGTCTGCTTT TGAAGTATTAAGCAAGTCGCTTCCGAGTGAAATAATTTTACAG TTTTCACCTGTTGACATTCCTACTTCCATCCATTCTTTCCTTGATTATTGGAAACCAAATGCTATTGTGCTAATGGAAAGTGAACTCTGGCCAAATCTTATCATGGATGCTTCTAGAAATGGT ATAACTCTGGCACTTTTAAATGCTCGGATGTCTAAGAAGTCCTTTAAATATTGGTCAGGATCAGTGCTTCTACCATTAATTTCATTGATGTTGTCAAAGTTTTCGTTGATTGTACCGTTG AGTACAGAGCAGGGTATCCGGTTTCAGCTACTACAAGCCCCTCCTTATATCATTAACTTTTCTGGTGATTTAAAATATG TTATAGAAGACTTTGGAGTCAATGAAAGAGGCCGAAATAATATAGAAAATCTGAGACTACAGCTTACTCAAAAGCAG CAACAACCTAACATAATGACTATCATTGTCCCTCGGCATCTACAACAAGGAAGAGAGATTGCCAGA AAATTGGAGAAAGAAGGACAAAATGTGCTTTTGAGGTCTCAATATGAGAAGTTTAAGCCCGGAACTAACATTTATGTGGTAGACACATTGG GTGAATTAAGACAATTGTATACTTTAACACCAATCGCTGTGATTGGGGGTTCATTACTCCCTGGTTTATCTGGCCATAACATCACAGAAGCTGCTGCAGCTGGATGTGCTGTTCTGACAG GTTGTCACGTTGGGCATTTCTCCCACATGGTACTGGAAATGCAACGATCAAATCCTTTGTCAGTTCTTCAG GTTTCTGGTAAACTGGAGCTTGAAAAGGCTCTCCTTGAGCTCTTCACCAATGCAACACTTCTGGAAGCACGCGGAAGGGCCGCTAAGGAAGTGTTTTTCAGTTTATCCTGTGGCATTCTTGAGAAAACATGGAGTTTgctaaattttcatatttttagtaGATTGTCTGCAGAGGAGTCCAAGAGTCTAAGACTATGA
- the LOC137829424 gene encoding auxin-induced protein 15A-like, which translates to MASCMWLKSACGGSGKKPPPRDVPRGHLAVMVGEEATKRRFVIRADYLNHPLLQKLLEHYEGYGFNKSGPLDIPCDEYLFQDIIQALRDGTSSPHVPLKKLHFKDSVPLLQDYDGKGSSSN; encoded by the coding sequence ATGGCTTCTTGCATGTGGCTCAAGAGTGCCTGTGGTGGCAGTGGGAAGAAGCCGCCGCCGCGGGACGTGCCACGTGGGCACTTGGCGGTGATGGTGGGAGAAGAAGCAACAAAGAGAAGATTTGTGATAAGGGCTGATTACCTTAACCATCCCTTGCTTCAAAAACTGTTAGAGCACTATGAAGGTTATGGCTTCAACAAGAGTGGTCCTCTTGATATACCTTGTGATGAGTACCTTTTCCAAGATATTATCCAGGCCCTTCGAGACGGAACATCCTCTCCCCACGTGCCCCTCAAGAAGCTCCACTTCAAGGACTCAGTGCCCTTACTTCAGGACTATGATGGCAAAGGGAGCAGCAGCAACTAA